In Choloepus didactylus isolate mChoDid1 chromosome 18, mChoDid1.pri, whole genome shotgun sequence, a single genomic region encodes these proteins:
- the NEUROD2 gene encoding neurogenic differentiation factor 2, which translates to MLTRLFSEPGLLSDVPKFASWGEGDDDEPRSDKGDAPPPPPAPGPGAPGPARAAKPVPLRGDEVAEAALAEVKEEGDLGGEEEEEEEEEEGLDEAEGERPKKRGPKKRKMTKARLERSKLRRQKANARERNRMHDLNAALDNLRKVVPCYSKTQKLSKIETLRLAKNYIWALSEILRSGKRPDLVSYVQTLCKGLSQPTTNLVAGCLQLNSRNFLTEQGADGAGRFHGSGGPFAMHPYPYPCSRLAGAQCQAAGGLGGGAAHALRTHGYCAAYETLYAAAGGGGASPDYNSSEYEGPLSPPLCLNGNFSLKQDSSPDHEKSYHYSMHYSALPGSRPTGHGLVFGSSAVRGGVHSENLLSYDMHLHHDRGPMYEELNAFFHN; encoded by the coding sequence ATGCTGACCCGCCTGTTCAGCGAGCCCGGCCTCCTCTCGGACGTTCCCAAGTTCGCCAGCTGGGGCGAAGGCGACGACGACGAGCCGAGAAGCGACAAGGGCgacgcgccgccgccgccgcctgcgCCGGGACCGGGTGCTCCGGGGCCCGCCCGGGCCGCCAAGCCGGTCCCCCTCCGTGGAGACGAGGTGGCGGAGGCCGCGCTGGCCGAGGTCAAGGAGGAAGGCGATCTGGGaggcgaggaggaggaggaagaggaggaggaggaagggctgGACGAGGCGGAGGGCGAGCGGCCCAAGAAGCGCGGGCCCAAGAAGCGAAAGATGACTAAGGCGCGCCTGGAGCGCTCGAAGCTGCGGCGGCAGAAGGCGAACGCGCGGGAGCGCAACCGCATGCATGACCTGAACGCGGCGCTGGACAACCTGCGCAAGGTTGTGCCCTGTTATTCCAAGACGCAGAAGCTGTCCAAGATCGAGACGCTGCGCCTAGCCAAGAACTACATCTGGGCACTCTCGGAGATCCTGCGCTCGGGCAAGCGGCCGGACCTGGTGTCCTACGTGCAGACGCTGTGCAAGGGTCTGTCGCAGCCCACCACCAACCTAGTGGCCGGCTGCCTGCAGCTCAACTCGCGCAACTTCCTCACCGAGCAGGGCGCTGACGGCGCGGGCCGCTTCCACGGCTCGGGCGGTCCGTTCGCCATGCACCCCTACCCGTACCCGTGCTCGCGCCTGGCGGGCGCACAGTGCCAGGCGGCCGGCGGCCTGGGCGGCGGCGCGGCGCACGCACTGCGGACCCACGGCTACTGCGCCGCCTACGAGACGCTGTATgcggcggcgggcggcggcggcgcgagCCCGGACTACAACAGCTCGGAGTACGAGGGCCCGCTCAGTCCCCCGCTCTGTCTCAATGGCAACTTCTCGCTCAAGCAGGACTCGTCGCCCGACCACGAGAAGAGCTACCACTACTCTATGCACTACTCGGCGCTGCCCGGCTCGCGGCCCACGGGCCACGGGCTGGTCTTCGGCTCGTCGGCTGTGCGCGGGGGCGTCCACTCGGAGAATCTCTTGTCTTACGATATGCACCTTCACCACGATCGGGGCCCCATGTACGAGGAGCTCAATGCGTTTTTCCATAACTGA